A DNA window from Thiobacillus denitrificans ATCC 25259 contains the following coding sequences:
- the cheZ gene encoding protein phosphatase CheZ — MDTRFVGTDLEAPPGSAVALPPAERENREHDEMLARVGQITRTLHESLRELGLDKVVEKATNDIPDVRERLNYVARMTEQAAQRVLNATDAAIPMQERIDAGADEVLRGWRATLAAPFSESGYRDMATLTMQCLIDMRNDTSSTKQQLLDIMMAQDFQDLTGQVIRKVTELAHGLEQQLVQLLLDYSPAEVKREVSVGSGLLNGPQINPHKSDVVADQSQVDDLLDSLGF; from the coding sequence GTGGATACGCGATTCGTCGGCACCGATCTGGAGGCCCCGCCGGGGAGCGCCGTCGCGCTACCGCCGGCGGAAAGAGAAAACCGCGAGCACGACGAGATGCTGGCGCGGGTCGGCCAGATCACGCGCACCTTGCACGAGAGCCTGCGCGAACTCGGGCTCGACAAGGTCGTGGAAAAGGCGACCAACGATATCCCCGATGTGCGCGAGCGTCTCAACTACGTCGCCCGCATGACCGAGCAGGCTGCCCAGCGCGTGCTCAATGCCACCGATGCCGCGATTCCGATGCAGGAGCGCATCGACGCCGGCGCCGACGAGGTGCTCAGGGGCTGGCGTGCCACGCTCGCCGCGCCTTTTTCCGAGAGCGGCTACCGTGACATGGCGACGCTGACCATGCAGTGCCTGATCGACATGCGCAACGACACGAGCTCGACCAAGCAGCAATTGCTCGACATCATGATGGCCCAGGATTTCCAGGACCTCACCGGCCAGGTGATCCGCAAGGTGACCGAACTCGCGCACGGCCTCGAGCAGCAACTGGTGCAGCTGCTGCTCGATTATTCCCCGGCGGAAGTGAAGCGCGAAGTCAGCGTCGGCAGCGGGCTTCTCAACGGGCCGCAGATCAACCCGCACAAGAGCGACGTCGTCGCCGATCAGAGCCAGGTCGACGACCTTCTCGACAGCCTCGGCTTCTGA